In Melioribacteraceae bacterium 4301-Me, a genomic segment contains:
- a CDS encoding endonuclease MutS2: MITKETLEKLEFFKVTEYAAKYCYTELGKTLTLNLRPLSKLDEVINEGKRVSQAKEILIKLETPPFSSLPDISEIIAKSRIDGAVLTIRNILDVLTLAEVSRKIVQFFRNKGSEFPDLYFLAKELFVDKVFESHITRIIDENGDIKDDATPRLKEIRREIKEKEESLRKVVNTLLKTFSDSYLVQDEYITLRDGRIVLPIKSEHKRHIKGFIHSESSTGQTVYIEPEETLELNNDILSLNFAEKREIEKILRSLTEKIGSLSNQLKNSLDLIALLDSYFARAKYSIEILGSFPSFLEDKPIQLLDLRHPILIKKVGIKNTVPLNLKVDNQKVILITGPNAGGKTVVLKTVGISVLMVQSGFHIPCHPDSNLHFFSDILVDIGDQQSIEEDLSTFSSHLSNINKIINCANETSLVLLDEIGTGTDPVEGSALAIGILQTLKEKNALVLATTHHGNLKILANELEGFENASMEFDTQKLVPTYKFHQGIPGSSYAFEVVERIGFSKSFISLAKKYLDVDKNKVERFLIDIEQKSKELRKQLNQLEVENIRLKGLANLYQQKVENLEREKNKILLEAKQKAQDYLKDVNKKIEAAIKNIRESKANKEIVHKERQEIKELQKEIESKISFEQTKEPVKGSFRIGDYVSIKNTNTVGIISGIDENKNKAIIVIGSIKLQSKISDLVHANKIEPQTADFKRNLYDSKIHNYRLDIRGKRVDESEKEIIKFLDDAYSSGVDRIEILHGKGTGALKQKVQEILKNYKYVKNYYFADIESGGDGITIVEF, from the coding sequence ATGATAACTAAGGAAACATTAGAAAAATTGGAATTCTTTAAAGTAACAGAATATGCCGCAAAATACTGTTATACTGAATTAGGAAAAACACTTACGTTGAACTTGAGACCACTTTCAAAATTAGATGAAGTGATTAATGAGGGGAAAAGAGTTTCACAAGCGAAAGAAATTTTAATAAAATTGGAAACACCCCCATTTAGTTCATTGCCAGATATCTCAGAAATAATTGCAAAAAGTAGAATAGATGGAGCCGTATTAACAATAAGAAATATTTTGGATGTTCTAACTCTTGCTGAAGTTTCAAGAAAAATTGTACAGTTTTTTAGAAACAAAGGAAGTGAATTTCCGGATTTATACTTCCTTGCTAAAGAGCTGTTTGTAGATAAAGTTTTCGAAAGCCATATAACGCGCATAATAGATGAGAACGGCGATATTAAAGACGATGCGACTCCAAGATTAAAGGAAATTAGAAGAGAAATAAAAGAAAAAGAAGAGTCGTTAAGAAAAGTTGTAAACACACTGCTGAAGACATTTAGTGATTCATACTTAGTACAAGATGAGTATATAACATTAAGAGATGGCAGAATTGTATTGCCAATTAAATCAGAACACAAAAGACATATCAAGGGTTTCATACATTCTGAATCTTCAACAGGACAAACTGTCTACATAGAACCAGAGGAGACGTTGGAGCTGAACAACGATATTTTGTCATTAAACTTTGCAGAAAAAAGAGAAATAGAAAAAATATTACGCAGCTTAACAGAAAAAATAGGTTCGTTATCTAACCAGTTAAAAAATTCACTTGACTTAATTGCTTTGCTGGATTCTTACTTCGCTCGTGCTAAGTATTCTATTGAAATACTTGGCAGCTTTCCTTCTTTTCTTGAAGATAAGCCTATTCAGCTTTTGGACTTACGGCATCCTATACTAATTAAGAAAGTAGGAATTAAAAATACTGTGCCGCTTAATCTTAAAGTAGATAATCAAAAAGTTATTTTAATTACTGGTCCAAATGCCGGCGGTAAAACTGTTGTGCTTAAAACTGTAGGTATATCTGTTTTAATGGTTCAATCAGGTTTTCATATCCCTTGTCATCCAGATAGCAACTTACATTTTTTCAGCGACATTTTAGTTGATATTGGTGACCAGCAATCAATCGAAGAGGATCTGAGTACTTTTAGCTCGCATCTATCTAACATTAACAAAATAATTAACTGTGCAAATGAAACCAGCTTAGTTCTCTTAGATGAAATTGGTACCGGGACTGACCCCGTTGAAGGTTCAGCGTTAGCAATTGGAATTCTGCAAACACTGAAAGAAAAAAATGCTTTGGTATTAGCTACTACTCACCACGGCAATTTAAAGATTTTAGCTAATGAGTTAGAAGGATTTGAGAATGCATCAATGGAATTTGACACTCAAAAGCTTGTACCTACTTATAAATTCCATCAAGGAATACCAGGTTCTAGTTATGCTTTTGAAGTAGTTGAAAGAATTGGATTTAGTAAAAGTTTCATTAGCCTGGCCAAAAAATATTTGGATGTTGACAAAAATAAAGTGGAAAGATTTTTAATAGATATTGAGCAAAAATCTAAAGAATTAAGAAAACAGCTAAATCAACTTGAAGTAGAAAATATAAGATTAAAAGGCTTGGCAAACTTGTATCAGCAGAAGGTAGAGAATTTGGAAAGGGAAAAAAATAAAATTCTTCTGGAGGCTAAACAAAAGGCTCAAGATTATTTAAAAGATGTTAATAAAAAAATTGAAGCGGCTATAAAAAATATTCGTGAATCTAAAGCTAATAAAGAGATAGTGCATAAAGAACGCCAAGAAATAAAAGAACTTCAAAAAGAAATTGAATCAAAAATATCTTTTGAACAGACCAAAGAACCGGTCAAAGGAAGTTTTAGGATAGGTGATTATGTCTCAATTAAAAATACAAATACTGTGGGTATTATAAGCGGCATCGATGAAAACAAAAATAAAGCTATAATCGTAATTGGCAGCATAAAACTTCAATCAAAAATTTCTGATTTAGTGCATGCTAATAAAATTGAACCACAAACTGCTGACTTTAAAAGAAATTTATATGATTCTAAAATTCATAATTATAGATTAGATATAAGAGGTAAACGTGTTGATGAATCCGAAAAAGAAATAATAAAATTCCTAGATGATGCATATTCGAGCGGTGTTGATAGAATTGAAATTTTACACGGGAAGGGTACCGGTGCACTCAAACAAAAAGTACAAGAAATTTTAAAAAATTATAAATATGTTAAAAATTATTATTTTGCAGATATTGAAAGTGGTGGGGACGGTATTACGATAGTAGAATTTTAA
- the accC gene encoding acetyl-CoA carboxylase biotin carboxylase subunit — MFKKILIANRGEIAVRIARACRELNIKSAAIYSDADRNSLHVRHADEAYYIGSSPANESYLNYPKIIELAKKIAADAIHPGYGFLSENAEFISAVENSNITFIGPSAKSVALMGEKTAARLLMKKNNIPVVPGSEKSLTNVNEAMEIANEIGYPVMLKASAGGGGKGMRKVFNENELKVEFERAKNEALKAFGNNAVYLEKLIEEPKHIEVQIIADKHGNYAHLFERECSVQRRHQKIIEESPSTFVDEFIREKITKAAIEAAKACNYYNAGTIEFLMDKNKNFYFLEMNTRLQVEHPVTEMITGIDLVKEQISIAQGNKLSFSQNDLKINGHAIECRIYAEDINNNFAPSIGQIKLHKPPLGPGVRLDSGIDVFSDVPVYYDPILSKVITWGKNREEAIERMKRALSEYQIVGVITNIPVFNWIFSHEVFINGSFTINFIEKEFLPKFLTESKLQSNEKYELVSAIFGAMIKNSEQSNAVFINNNKSNNWLSQNYE; from the coding sequence ATGTTCAAAAAAATATTGATTGCAAATAGAGGAGAGATTGCCGTAAGAATTGCAAGAGCATGCAGGGAACTTAATATTAAATCTGCTGCTATTTATTCTGATGCTGATAGAAATTCTCTTCATGTAAGACATGCCGACGAGGCTTATTACATTGGTAGTTCACCCGCTAATGAATCCTACCTTAACTACCCAAAAATTATTGAACTTGCAAAAAAAATTGCCGCTGATGCTATTCACCCAGGTTATGGATTTCTTTCGGAAAATGCTGAGTTTATTAGTGCAGTGGAAAACAGCAATATTACTTTTATTGGCCCTTCTGCTAAGTCAGTAGCATTAATGGGCGAAAAAACAGCAGCCCGACTATTAATGAAAAAAAATAATATTCCAGTTGTACCTGGCAGCGAAAAATCACTTACAAACGTAAATGAAGCGATGGAAATAGCTAATGAAATCGGTTACCCAGTAATGTTAAAAGCTTCTGCTGGCGGCGGCGGTAAAGGAATGAGAAAAGTTTTTAATGAGAACGAATTAAAAGTTGAGTTCGAGAGGGCTAAAAATGAAGCATTAAAAGCTTTTGGCAACAACGCTGTTTATTTAGAGAAACTAATTGAAGAGCCGAAGCATATTGAGGTTCAAATAATAGCTGACAAACATGGAAATTATGCTCACTTATTCGAAAGGGAATGTTCAGTTCAAAGAAGGCATCAGAAAATAATTGAAGAATCACCCTCAACTTTTGTAGATGAATTTATAAGAGAAAAAATTACTAAAGCTGCCATTGAAGCTGCAAAAGCCTGTAATTATTATAATGCTGGTACAATAGAATTTTTAATGGATAAAAACAAAAATTTCTATTTTCTTGAAATGAATACACGGTTACAAGTTGAACATCCCGTAACTGAAATGATTACAGGTATCGACTTAGTTAAAGAACAAATTAGTATTGCGCAGGGCAATAAGTTATCTTTCTCTCAAAATGACCTTAAAATAAACGGTCACGCCATAGAATGTAGAATTTATGCTGAAGATATTAACAATAACTTTGCTCCTTCCATTGGCCAAATTAAATTACACAAACCTCCTCTAGGACCTGGAGTAAGGTTAGATTCTGGCATTGATGTTTTTTCTGATGTACCAGTTTATTACGACCCAATTTTAAGTAAAGTAATCACATGGGGTAAAAATAGAGAAGAGGCAATTGAAAGAATGAAAAGAGCGCTTAGCGAATATCAAATTGTAGGTGTTATTACTAACATACCTGTGTTTAATTGGATTTTTAGTCATGAAGTATTTATTAATGGCTCATTCACAATAAACTTTATTGAAAAGGAATTTTTGCCCAAATTCTTAACAGAAAGCAAATTACAGTCTAATGAAAAGTATGAACTTGTTTCAGCTATATTTGGGGCGATGATAAAAAACTCTGAACAATCTAATGCGGTATTTATTAATAATAACAAATCTAATAATTGGCTAAGTCAAAATTATGAATGA
- a CDS encoding acetyl-CoA carboxylase biotin carboxyl carrier protein subunit, whose translation MNEFIITNGSKKITVDFINANQIKVNGKIYEVRLKKINDYFYLLTLDNITYEIACDRLESGKFGLLIKGNYYEIDVKTKLEEMANDILKKKDLTNKHNIIKAPMPGLILKVNKHKGDEVKIGEPLFLLEAMKMENEIRSPVSGVVKELKVKEGQSVSKDEIIMTFE comes from the coding sequence ATGAATGAATTCATAATTACAAATGGCAGTAAAAAAATAACTGTTGATTTTATAAACGCTAATCAAATTAAAGTTAACGGTAAAATCTATGAAGTAAGACTTAAAAAAATAAACGATTATTTTTACTTGCTAACACTGGATAACATAACCTATGAAATTGCATGTGATAGACTTGAAAGCGGTAAATTTGGACTATTGATAAAAGGGAATTATTACGAAATAGATGTGAAGACAAAATTAGAGGAAATGGCTAATGACATATTGAAAAAAAAAGATTTAACTAATAAGCACAACATTATTAAAGCACCAATGCCGGGCTTAATACTTAAAGTTAACAAGCATAAAGGCGATGAAGTTAAAATAGGCGAACCTTTATTTTTACTGGAAGCAATGAAAATGGAAAATGAGATACGCTCTCCTGTTAGTGGTGTTGTAAAAGAACTAAAAGTTAAAGAAGGGCAATCAGTCAGCAAAGATGAAATAATTATGACATTCGAATAA